GGCGATCGGGCTGCTCATGCTGTGCGTGCGGCCGAAGAAGGCGCGAAGGCGACCAGCGTGCCGGCGAAGTACTGATGCCCGGGAGGTGATGCGCCATGCAGCTGGGAGACGCGGTGACGTGGTGGGTGAAGTGTACAATCTGCATCGGCTGCACTTTAGCCCTGACACCGGCTCTGCAGGGGCAGGGAAGCGGTGCCGAGCCGTCAACCCGGCCGCCGCCACCCGGCCGATTTGCCGGCGACAAATGCACGAACCCGCGCGATGGGGCGGTTTTGGTTTGGGTTCCAGCCGGCGACTTCTGGATGGGTACCTCCGACCAGGAAGCCCGGATGCTCGCGCGGGCGACGCCGGCTAACCGATTCACCTACCGATTTGACCGCGAAAAGCCCAGGCACCGTGTATACCTCGACGGCTATTGGATCTACCAAACGGTTGTCACCGTGGCTGAGTACCGCAGGTTCTGTGCGGCGACCGGGCACCGGATGCCGGACGGACCCTACTTCAAGGTCCCTGATCCCTGGCCTGCCACGAGCCCGGTAGAGGACGTTAGCTGGTTTGACGCGCAGGCGTACTGCAAGTGGGCCGGCGCCACACTGCCAACCGAGGCGGAGTGGGAGAAGGCCGCACGGGGCACGTCCGGGCAAATGTACACTTGGGGCTCAAAGTGGGACACAGCCCGCGCCCCGTCCAAGGTTCGTGCAATGGAAACCGCCGGTGTTGCAGTCCCCCCGGTCGGGAGCAACCCCCAGTCGGCCAGTCCATACGGGTGTCTCGATATGGACGGCAGCGTGTGCCAGTGGTGCTCGGACTGGTACTCGTCAGACTACTATCGGCATTCACCTGCACGTAACCCACGCGGTCCCGCTTCCGGAACCAACCGGGTTATGCGGGGCGTCACCTGGAGGTCGATGACACCGGACTGCTACCGCGCCGCCGACCGGGATCCTCCCGGCCTTGAGCCGAGCTTTCGCGGGCTTGGGGTCGGATTCCGGTGCGTTGTCTATCCGGCCAAAGCCGGGACTGCAGGTCGCGATTCCACGCCCACCCAGGCAGCGCCGGCACCACGCCTTGCGCGGTGAATCTCTCCCGCGCCGCCGTGCCGCAGCCATGCCCGGGTCCTGATGGCTCGACCGCAAGAGTTCGGACCCGCAAGATGCGGGAATCGGCGGCCGCGTTCAGGCAGCGCTATGACTTCGCCCGGCGTGTGTAGGTCTGCCGGTAGGCACTGGTAAGCTCATCCACAAGCCATGCCGTTGCAGGGTACTGCTGCCGCTGAGCGGCGGTCAGCTGCTCAAACAGCGCAGGATAGCGCTCAGCGAGTTGGGATAGCCAGCTCTTGTCGTCTACATCTGCAAGGAGGCCAGTTCGATTGCGCTCATACTCTTTAAGGAAGTTCAGCCACATGGTTATATCGTCGCGCATGCCCGGGTCGGAGCCGAAATAGCTGTCAAGTGTGAAAGCGTGCTGTTGGAGTAAAGATGCAATACGGGCCTTTGCAACCGCGTTCAGCGCCGACTCCAGCTTCCTGTGTGTCGCATCGTCGAACCAGCCAAATGATGGGTACTGAAGATAGTTCCACAGCGCCGCATCGGCCAGGTGATTGGAAAAGTAGCCCGTGAACTCTTCATGCCACTGCGCTTCATCGTAGTTTGGCATTGTAAAGATCATATTCGCGGCGTCGACCCAGGGCTGATCCCAGCGCAGCTTGATGTGATCGAAGGCATCGGAGATGGTCTGCATCTCCTGTCGCTCGCGCTCTGGTGTACCGCCCGGAACGACCGCACCGGTCGCAAGGTTGATGAGCGAGTCGATCGGCAGATAACTGCCGGCTCGATTGTTGCTGATCTCCACGCCAAACGTGTTCTGTAACCTGACGCACCGCACTCCGAAACGCATCTGGGGGTCGTCGTCATGCGTCACGCGCTGCATGACCACCGGCTGCCACGCCTGCGTCGACTCCCGGTACACCTGATAGTCCCAGAAATCAACGGTGAACTCGCCCGGCGTCTCCTCCATCTCGGAGTTGAATGAGAACATCTCGGGTGTGAGATAGGCCGAACTCCCCTCCGGCAGCGCGTAATACAGTTTGTATCGGTGGCCATCCCAGCCGACCGTTGCCTGCCACTCACGGTAATTGCCGTCACCGAGCGGTTCCCCACCGTACTTCCAGCCCGTCTTGTCCGTGATAGGATCTCCGCGGGCGATCTCGACCTGTACCTCCTTGCCGGCCAGGTTCGCCTGCGAGATCATATCCGTCTTCCAGAAGCCTTTGATCCCGTCCACGGTGTATGTCTGGCGCGGAAACATCACCGGGTCGCTGGTTTTCGCGCCGGTAACTCCGGGTTCGTCGCGGTCCTCCACCGCGATCCGGTACGACGCATCGGGCGATTTCCACTTGCCGTGCATTGGCCAGGTCGTATGGGTATAGTCGGCGTATGCAAGGCCGTCTGCATAGGCTTTGCTCTCGATCATCACCGTGTGCTTGCCGCTGCCATGCAGCCGGAAGTAACCAAACACGATCTTGGTTGTGGGGCTCGTGTCCGCCACAACCCGAAACCTGTACCGCGCTCTGATGGCATCGGGAACCGCGGTGCCGGGCGCGAAGTACGCCTGAACGCCGGTAAGACCGTAGATCGGAGCAGCCGGCCCGGCTTCGTGCGTTGGCGTCCGTGCCGCGGATGCAAGCACGATGCTTGCGGAGAACAGACGGGAAACCATCTGAAGAGGTTGAGTCAATGGCTCGCCTCGATTCACCGATATGCGTCACGCAATGGCGAATTACCACCAACCTGACCGACGGTGGCGCCTATGCGCGCGCAGAAGCTCCCTCACCCGTGCTGCGCCGGCACAGCCATCCGGAGATATCCGGCGCCTGGGCGATCCAATCCCCCAGACGGTTCCTTCCCATCTCTTGGTGAGTATTCCTTCGCGTGTTGTGTGGCGGGCCGTCGGCTGCACACTATCGCGCCGCGCGTGCCAATCTCACTTGCCGGCCGAGCCTGGGTCCCGGCTGTTATCGCTGCCCAACCGGCGCGCCAACATCCGGTTTCAGGACGATAACGTCGCGGCGAAGCCCGGATAGAGCATCAAAGTACGCGGCAAACTGCGTTACCGAGCCGGGCGGTGAGCTGCCGCGGCGAACGGTTACCGTCTCGGTGACTGTGACAGACCTACCATCCGGAGCAGTGGTGCTGGTGCGCGTATAGGTATCGCTCGGGCTGCTGAGGGTGGTGTTGGCGGGCAGCCGCAGCAGCGTCCATCCATTCGGCAGCAGCAGCCGGGTAGTGCTCGTCCAGCTACTGCCATTCCGTGACACGATCGGCCACTCGCGGGTGCCTGGCGGAAACGGATTGGTGTAGCCGTTCCAGTATCGCGCGCCCATCATCGGCGCCAGCATCGATCCACGTCCGACTTGCGCCCACCCGGATGCTTCCGCCGTTAAAGTCAGCTTCACTGGCCCGCTGAGCTGCCCGGGCGCCGGAATCGTGTAGGTTTGCATCGTGGCGCCGGGCGCCAGGGCGTCGCAAAGGCGAAGCGCTGTCGCCCGGCGCTCTTCGGCGCCATCGTTCTGGAGAGCGGCGCGCATCGTTTGTGCCCCGTAACCGGTGATGGTGATGGCCACGGCGATGCCGGCGTCTCCATTGCGGCGCAGCGTCACAGTGGTATCGGCGTTCATCTTGTTGTCATCGGTGTGGTAGGGCGGTATCCGTTGAAACGTACCTTTGCCGGAATCGATCACCAGCGCG
This DNA window, taken from Armatimonadota bacterium, encodes the following:
- a CDS encoding SUMF1/EgtB/PvdO family nonheme iron enzyme, producing the protein MQLGDAVTWWVKCTICIGCTLALTPALQGQGSGAEPSTRPPPPGRFAGDKCTNPRDGAVLVWVPAGDFWMGTSDQEARMLARATPANRFTYRFDREKPRHRVYLDGYWIYQTVVTVAEYRRFCAATGHRMPDGPYFKVPDPWPATSPVEDVSWFDAQAYCKWAGATLPTEAEWEKAARGTSGQMYTWGSKWDTARAPSKVRAMETAGVAVPPVGSNPQSASPYGCLDMDGSVCQWCSDWYSSDYYRHSPARNPRGPASGTNRVMRGVTWRSMTPDCYRAADRDPPGLEPSFRGLGVGFRCVVYPAKAGTAGRDSTPTQAAPAPRLAR